Genomic DNA from Alicyclobacillus fastidiosus:
CTGCACCTAGGTACGCTCGCTGCGGTGCTCTACGCCATGCGACGCGAGGTCGGCTGGCTGGTAAGGCATCCAAAGTCGCGCCTGACGTGGATGATCCTCGTAGCCTTGCTGCCGACGGCCGTCGTCGGAGCTGTCTGTGAAGAGTGGTTTGAAGGGCTGTTCGACTCCGGCGTGACCATCGGGTTCGAGTTTGTCATCACCGGCGTCGTACTCTGGTGGATGGACGGCGTCGCCGCTGGCAACAAGAACGAGCGCACGATGACAGTTGCGGACAGTCTCTGGATCGGCACGCTGCAGGGGATCTCCATCTTGCCAGCGCTGTCGCGCTCGGGGCTCACCATTGCCGCGGGACTGTGGAGGGGGATGGATCGGGAAGCAGCCACTCGCTTTTCCTTTGTGTTGTCCATTCCTGCCATCCTCGGAGCCACTCTGGTCAAGCTCGACGACGTCTTCGAGGACCCGGCCAAGACGATGGCTCTTCCGTGGTCTCAGATGATCATCGGCGCCGTCGCAGCGGCCATCGCCGGTTATCTTGCGGTCCGGGTGACGACTTGGCTGATCCGCCACAGCAGAATGAGGATTTTTGCAGTGTATACCTGGGCCGTCGCCGCTTTCGTCCTGTACGACCAACTGTTTGGCCATCACTTCTTCCCGCCGCTCATCGGCTGAGAAAAGTCGACCGGATGTACGAAGGTACCTTCCGGTCGACTTTTTGCTTGCGCAAAAAGGGGAAGCTTCGGAAACAAGCTTCCCTGGTGATGTCTCTGCAGCGTAGTTTAGCAGTGTGCGAAGTCTAGTTGTCGTTATTTCAGCCGCGTGTGGAAGGCGATGACGCGTACGCGCCGGAGGATGCTGAGGGCCATCGAGATGACCAGTAATCCCGCCACGATACAGAGCCACAGTGCGATGGCAGAGGATGAAACTTGCCAGAACGGGTGTCCGTCGAGGGCCTGGCCGACGCCAGTCAAACCCGGAACGTGGGCCATCGCCTCCGTTGCGACGCGCCCCATGCCCATCAAGTAGAGGACGACCGTGGCAGCCGCTGCGAAGATAGCCTGCAGAAAACGAGCCAAGAAATAGGGGAGCATTCGGATGTCCGTGTTCGTCAGCACACTCGCAACCTGAGCGTGGACGGCCAATCCGCTCCAGCCGATGATTCCGCTCACGAGCGCGAGCTTCTGCAGCATCGGCGCGTTGACCACTGCCGTTTGGGCGCTGCCGATATCCAGCTCCAAGAGTCCGGCGATGGTCGGGTTCACCAGTCCGCCATTGATGTGGAACATGTGGTAGATGAGGCCGATTGGGGCCCCGATCACGCTCATCATCCCACTGAGGCTGAGAATTTCGATGAATACCGCGAAGAAGACGATGAAACCGCAAATCATGATCAAGGTCTGCATCGACTCGGTCACCGCGTTCCCTAGCAATTTGCCGAACGGGCGCCCATCTTCCTCGCGGGCGAGCATCATCTCTCGATAGGCGCGGACAAAAATCGAGCCTTTTGCGCGCTCTGTACGGCGTGCTTGAAGTTCCGCAAGGTGATCTTTGTCTTTGCGCCCCCAGAACTTGAAGCATACCCCGACGAGAAACGCGGAGATGTAGTGGGAGACGGCTAATAACCCGCCGACGGCCGGAGATTTAAACATGCCCACGGCGACTGCGCTGAGCATAAACAGCGGATCGGCCGTATTGGTGAAGGCAAGCAGGCGCTCGCCTTCCACGCGCGTACACTGTCCCGTTTCGCGAAACCGCGAAGCGATGACTGCGTCCATTGGATAGCCAGCGGCCAGCCCCATCGACAGCGCGAATGCACCGACCCCGGGTACGCTAAAGAGTGGGCGCATGAGGGGTTCGAGCAAAACGCCTAGACCCCTGACCACACCAAGCCCCATGAGAATCTCGGCCAATACGAAGAACGGGAGTAGAGAGGGGAAAACCACTTTCCCAAACACTTTTAAACCGGATATCCCTGCTGCAAACCCCTGTTCGGGATAAAGAACTAGTGCGATGGTAAAAATCATCGCTACCGCGATGAGTACCAGGTTTAGTAACTGGCCCTTTTTGCCCCGGCTCAACCTCTTCACTCCTTGTCACAACCAGACATGCACTACAGCTGGTCCGCACTTGTCCTTACATTCATATGTCCGGGTCCTCTGTTTATGTTTCCGAAAGATAGTTCGCTATAATAGAGGCAAGATGACCGATAAGGAGCTATCTGTCGTGGATTTGGACCAAGTGCAAGCGCGCGTGGACGCGTACATAGGGCAGTTTCAGGAAGGCTACTTCGAGCCGATGACGCTCGTTGTGCGGCTGACCGAGGAACTTGGCGAACTCGCTCGCGAAATCAACCATCATTATGGGGAAAAGCCGAAAAAGAAAGATGAACCAGAGGGAGATATCGCTTTGGAACTCGGCGACTTGTTGTTTGTGATCACCTGTCTGGCCAACCGTCTGGATCTAAACTTAGCCAGTGCCTTTGACGCAGTGATGCATAAATTTGAGACCAGGGACAAGGACCGCTGGACGCGTATTTCCCCAGCGGATCGTCCTGATGAGCCTTGATCTAGGCCGACGTATACAGTTCAACCGCACGGGCAG
This window encodes:
- a CDS encoding undecaprenyl-diphosphate phosphatase; this encodes MTTLQAIIMGIVQGVTEFLPISSTGHIVLVEKLLDIHVDSDTLFIVLLHLGTLAAVLYAMRREVGWLVRHPKSRLTWMILVALLPTAVVGAVCEEWFEGLFDSGVTIGFEFVITGVVLWWMDGVAAGNKNERTMTVADSLWIGTLQGISILPALSRSGLTIAAGLWRGMDREAATRFSFVLSIPAILGATLVKLDDVFEDPAKTMALPWSQMIIGAVAAAIAGYLAVRVTTWLIRHSRMRIFAVYTWAVAAFVLYDQLFGHHFFPPLIG
- the ylbJ gene encoding sporulation integral membrane protein YlbJ, producing the protein MSRGKKGQLLNLVLIAVAMIFTIALVLYPEQGFAAGISGLKVFGKVVFPSLLPFFVLAEILMGLGVVRGLGVLLEPLMRPLFSVPGVGAFALSMGLAAGYPMDAVIASRFRETGQCTRVEGERLLAFTNTADPLFMLSAVAVGMFKSPAVGGLLAVSHYISAFLVGVCFKFWGRKDKDHLAELQARRTERAKGSIFVRAYREMMLAREEDGRPFGKLLGNAVTESMQTLIMICGFIVFFAVFIEILSLSGMMSVIGAPIGLIYHMFHINGGLVNPTIAGLLELDIGSAQTAVVNAPMLQKLALVSGIIGWSGLAVHAQVASVLTNTDIRMLPYFLARFLQAIFAAAATVVLYLMGMGRVATEAMAHVPGLTGVGQALDGHPFWQVSSSAIALWLCIVAGLLVISMALSILRRVRVIAFHTRLK
- a CDS encoding nucleotide pyrophosphohydrolase; the protein is MTDKELSVVDLDQVQARVDAYIGQFQEGYFEPMTLVVRLTEELGELAREINHHYGEKPKKKDEPEGDIALELGDLLFVITCLANRLDLNLASAFDAVMHKFETRDKDRWTRISPADRPDEP